A stretch of Hevea brasiliensis isolate MT/VB/25A 57/8 unplaced genomic scaffold, ASM3005281v1 Scaf354, whole genome shotgun sequence DNA encodes these proteins:
- the LOC131177206 gene encoding BURP domain-containing protein BNM2A-like, whose amino-acid sequence MMGLQFALKTFLLHLLLVLCTHRSHGDAREMTISNVLRLPSEEENGVSDKGMHRSRPVHANPSTRMDHMDPSLMIFFTLNDLKVGKKLPIFFPMKDSSSTPPLMSRDEANSIPFSCADLPHLLHFFSFSPGSPQAKAMEHTLRECEIKPIKGETKICAASLESMLDFVRETFGSETQFKVLSTTHLAKSRTLLDNYTILDEPNEIPVPKMVACHTMPYPYTVFYCHSQETENKAFVVSLGGDHGGRIEGVAVCHMDTSQWSPNHASFRVLGIEPGTSPVCHFFRGDNLVYVPINMPIHG is encoded by the exons ATGATGGGATTGCAATTTGCATTGAAGACGTTTCTCCTCCATCTCCTGCTTGTTCTG TGTACTCATCGAAGCCATGGAGACGCCAGGGAGATGACGATAAGCAATGTTCTGAGACTTCCAAGTGAGGAAGAAAATGGTGTCTCAGATAAGGGAATGCATAGAAGTCGCCCTGTTCATGCAAATCCATCAACCCGTATGGATCACATGGACCCTTCACTGATGATTTTTTTCACCCTGAATGATCTCAAGGTGGGCAAGAAATTGCCCATATTTTTTCCTATGAAAGATTCTTCATCTACTCCTCCTTTGATGTCCAGAGATGAAGCAAATTCCATTCCCTTCTCCTGCGCAGATCTTCCCCATCTCCTTCACTTCTTCTCCTTCTCTCCGGGTTCTCCCCAAGCCAAAGCCATGGAACATACTCTCAGAGAATGTGAGATAAAACCCATCAAGGGCGAGACTAAAATCTGTGCTGCTTCATTAGAATCCATGCTAGATTTTGTACGAGAAACCTTTGGATCGGAGACCCAATTCAAAGTTCTGAGCACAACCCATCTCGCAAAATCAAGAACCCTTTTGGACAATTACACCATCCTGGATGAGCCCAACGAAATACCAGTTCCAAAGATGGTAGCATGCCATACGATGCCGTATCCATACACAGTCTTCTATTGCCATAGTCAAGAGACCGAGAACAAGGCATTTGTGGTGTCACTAGGTGGTGATCATGGAGGGAGAATAGAAGGAGTTGCAGTTTGTCACATGGATACCTCTCAATGGAGTCCAAATCATGCATCATTCCGTGTGCTTGGGATTGAACCAGGAACCTCCCCTGTGTGCCATTTCTTTAGAGGAGATAATCTAGTTTATGTTCCCATCAATATGCCTATCCATGGCTAA